The genomic DNA TCTGTCTCTGTATATGGTTCGTATACCGTCGAGTACTGGATGATGCGGTCAGCCTTCGTTATCCAGTCCTCCCACAACACGCCGCGGCATCTATCCCTTACAGTATAGTAAAACTCCTTCTCCACCGTTTTGACGGTCTTCCGTTCGTCTTTCGTGACGACGGGGGGGCAGGTGTGGAGACACGCGCACGCCTTTTCCTGGACCGCCTCGTCGCACGACGCCCTGACCCTGAGAGGGAACATTTTGATCTTCGGGTTGGGATCATGGTGCTTTTTGGGTTCCCTCTTGTTGAGTGCCAGTGTGGTCACTTCGAATTTCCTACGGGGCTCGTCAGCAAGGACTGGCTCGATGGAAGGCCAGGACTGCGTACTCTACGGTCCACGTCGGCCTCTCGGTTGATGTCGCGACGGGCGTGTAGGTGGTTTCCTGGTGCCCCCAGCCCGTCAGTACCCTTGGCCCAGGTGCATTTAGAGCCAGCTACTCACGGTGTAGTCGAACGTCCACGTAGTCGTCGAAACTACGGTCTAAGCCCCAGCGTTTTCTCCCGTCAGTCATTTATGTCACTCTGTGCGAGCGTGTGATAACAACTCGCCTAATGTTTTGCTAGCAACTTACGATCTCAGTCCATGgaacggcgccgccgttcttCGTCTTGGTCCTCGTCGTTGTGACCGTGCCTTTGAGCGTCGTCGTGCTATCGGGCGGGCACTGCAGGACGGAGGAGCAGTACTTGGACACGATGGTCGTCTTGACGTGCTTGTTGACGGCCGAGACGCACTTGGCGACGGCCTTGTCCTTGGTGCAGaacttcggcttcggcttggACGCCGCTGTCGCGAAGcccagcagctgcagcaggagcagcaggcccagGGCCGTCGTGAACAATACCGGACGCGTCATGGTGTTTGCTGGCCACCTCGGTGAAGGTGGAGCTTTTGCAGAGAAGAGGTTCGGATTTACCACGGTTACGGGACGcagacctcgacgacgacgacgatgccccGACTGCGACGTCTCGGCCGTCCCATTTAAACCGGAGCTCTCCCATCGCAAGCAGAGAGTGCTGGTGGTGTTGCTTTTGTCTTCAGCCGCAGCGAAACCCTTCGGATTCTGCCTGTTTGGGCTAGTGGCGTTCAAGCTACGACCTGGCTTGAGCTATTGACTTAGCGTCCAGCCCAGCTCGCTGGTCATCCACAGAGTCTGCGAATTTCTTATGCGGCTGATTGGTGCCAACAGATTGAAGGGGCGGAAAGAGGGCGTTCTGGCCCTGTTGGGCGCAACCGGGACAGACTATGATCGCTCCAAGGGGCCTGGCCTAGTCACCGAAACGTTGATCCAGCAGGACGGTAACGAGATAAGGGAGAATCCCGAAATGTagagggagaaaagaggGTTGGGACAAAGGCATGGAAGGTTGTCGAGATATGTTTCGAGGTAAGACactcctcccctctcctttGCTGACACCACAATGCTGTCGCGTGGGTTGTGTCCGGGACTAACAAAGGGCTTGATACCGATGAAAGTCAGCTGGCTGCGCCCCGAAATGAACACTCGTACACAGTCTCATGAAGCTTCGACATGCTAGTCGTCAGACCGCCCCAAGAGGCCTTGGCGATGCCACCGTGCCATGGACTTTTATCATGTGCGATCGACCTCATTCGTCCTGTTTTGGTGATTTCTTTGCAAATCGTTCGGATCCATGGGCTTACAGGTCGTCTTCTTATCCATCTCAGATTGGCCTCAAAAGACTCAAAAGAAGACAAGGCAGGTAATCCTACTGGGAGGATCTTGCAGTGTAAGTGAGTCGAGTTTGGTAATAGCAACGACCCTAGCATGCATAGGTTTGGAGAACTTGGGTACAAGTCCACCCACCACCAACTGGGGGTAAACGGTGGGATATTTGAGTCTGGGGCTAGATGGCTATAACTGGATGCAACCAACCTCGATTCAGGACAGCAGAAGCCGAACAAATCTTACATGGTTAAACGCGTAAATTTGCGGGATGTAGTTGACCGGATTGCTGTTCGAAAACTGCTGTCTCAGTAGAACATTTCACGCGTCAAAATTGAGCTCCATAGACTTAACTGTCGACATATGGATTACCGCCCAGTGTACAGCAGCTATGAAGTCAATCTCCACTCAGGTTCATCCATTAAACACCACCATAGTTTTACATATGTAGTCTTTTGTCTACTTGCTCTGCCGCCATCTTTTAGCTGTCTGTCTGAGTCGTTCTATGGCGTGGCTGTGTTATTTGCAACGCAGCAGTGGCACACATTCCACTGACACAATCGCAGCTTATTCCTTCAGTCAAATCTCAGAATACCGCCACAAGAAAGGACTGTGCCACAAGTCGTCGACGCTCCGCCTTGACTCGGCCCAAAAGAATTACAAACAGCTGATGGTCTATTAGATCAGCAGAGCACATGAGAATGCGTTCTTGATTGTCCCGGCACTGTACTGGTCAATCTGGAGAATGTTAGTTACGTGCGGATTCCCTCAAAACGAGATGATGCAACTTACAATGCTCTTGATGCATGAGTACGTGCCACCAACCAAGACAATCAGTCCCATGATGAAAATCAAGCCGTTCAAGATACTCCAGAAGATGTTCTTCTTGCTGTACCACTTGCCCTCCTTGATGAGAATGAACCACATCATGGCTGGGATATACAGCGTGAAGCCGGAATTGAGCAGACTCGAGACCATGCCGATTAACTCGCTGAAAAAGGGAATGGCTTCCGCGACGACAAACCCGATCCAGGTAAACACGGTGATCAAGGCCAGCCATGTTATCCAGCCCtccttggtgttgatgtAGCGTGTGATGCTGTCCTTGTACACCCTTCCGTGGATATATCGTGCCGCAACCGTCGTGCAGATTGAACCGCTGATGAAGATGACAGGGAGCGCGACGCCAAACGCCACCTTGGCAACGGTTGACGAAGTGGATAAGATGGCCGGCGACTGCACGTCCGGGCCGACAAAGGAGTAGATGAGCGCCCCAGTGAGCGTGTAGATGATGATTTCGAGTATTCCCAGGGACCAGATGGACTTCATGTAGTCGGTCGGCGTGTGCATCTCGTCCATGAAGGAGAACTGCGATATCGAGAAGCTGTAGGCAAAGAAGATGTTGCAAATGGCCAGAAAGGCGCTGGAGAAACTGATGTCCTCCTTCGGCCACGCTGACCATTGAGCCGGGGTCTCGCTCGCGGAGTTGGTGACCCCCGTCGCAATCATGGTGATTCCaatggcgaggatgatggaggcA from Colletotrichum higginsianum IMI 349063 chromosome 3, whole genome shotgun sequence includes the following:
- a CDS encoding Amino acid transporter, producing the protein MIPNTTIPPAAEPADDQIAATANQKKNSKTGRDGNGNGSGHGSGRLFAQDDDVTSEKLVGEMTEFEKRKIMAGNAKFHRLGWKRLVVVLIVQAVALGSLSIPGAFATLGMVAGIICSIGIGLIAIYTSYIVGKVKVKFPHVEHYPAAGGLMFGRIGSEVVGVMLVLMLVLLTASHCLTGTIAFQVITESHICSVVWGVVSAVILILLAIPPSFAEMAILGYIDFASIILAIGITMIATGVTNSASETPAQWSAWPKEDISFSSAFLAICNIFFAYSFSISQFSFMDEMHTPTDYMKSIWSLGILEIIIYTLTGALIYSFVGPDVQSPAILSTSSTVAKVAFGVALPVIFISGSICTTVAARYIHGRVYKDSITRYINTKEGWITWLALITVFTWIGFVVAEAIPFFSELIGMVSSLLNSGFTLYIPAMMWFILIKEGKWYSKKNIFWSILNGLIFIMGLIVLVGGTYSCIKSIIDQYSAGTIKNAFSCALLI